A region from the Pelobates fuscus isolate aPelFus1 chromosome 3, aPelFus1.pri, whole genome shotgun sequence genome encodes:
- the LOC134601893 gene encoding extracellular calcium-sensing receptor-like has product MSAKETECGQGHPRGALHGTVKRLVTLFYKTLWYIIMYHLVPTCYSNGQSCSLDSPDLLGIVSNGDINIGAVLPLHVNKEYPQILYTERPGPILCRVFPLEHYLQIQVVRHAAEEINSNPNILPNISLGFKIYDSCVVLQRELEGTFWMLTGQEKALANFQCQGINRLAAFIGYSTSTNSMLMAHILGLSRYPQMSKAITCIWPVIVAWRVVASSAIMALMVAVVMCPSSCDGVGEFGGEKELSHNRGAPPSWDFSRPSLILTAAAFTKKKETLLAFAGAGYGDPSIRNTQVTLQLGPQVSYFATSSLLSDRTQFPSFFRTVPSDAFQSMGLAQMVLHFGWMWIGLVAMDNEYGQQGIQVIRKELIKSGVCVEFTEYIQKTWPNNNIPHIAQVIKRSTSNVVVVFSTDISFIPLLDEILKHNVSQKIWVASEAWAKSAFLSTSTYSSLLAGTLGFAFYSGDIPGFHEFIKQVSLTEPPREAWYTMFLEEQIGCLLTDLQNFAFPRKKQSRNCTATDEIENFQVLLNNVSNTAILSNLYSAVHVIAQALHDMSSSKIGKGFFINGNCPDNWRFQPWQLLHYMKRINFSLSSGRDMFFDSNGNPPPAYDIVNWQMGPESTMKHIKIPPSVCSKSCQPGFRKASIRGKPICCFECIPCPPGEISNETDSLKCFTCPWNEWPSIHKNSCFPKYIEFLSYEEPLGITLSSTSVTSSMIPIAILGLLVYHRTSPAVKANNYTLSCLLLVSLSLCFLCSLAFIGYPHLEKCRLRQVTFGMVFALCVSCILAKTVMVVIAFRATKPSSSLKTWAKPKVSYLVIGLGVFMQFLICICWLAFSPPFQEHNSSYNSEVLVVECNEGSPTAFWGTLVYLGFLALNSFLVAFLARRLPGNFNEAKCITFSMLAFLIVWVSFIPASLSARGKYTVAMEIFAIQSSSWAIVCFMFAPKCYIILLHPNRNIKKHLMSDTNKIIIQMFILLNSQHSLIV; this is encoded by the exons GTTGGTGACATTGTTTTACAAGACCCTATGGTACATCATTATGTATCACCTAGTTCCAACATGTTACTCAAATGGACAGAGCTGTTCTCTGGATTCTCCAGATCTGCTAGGGATTGTTAGCAATGGCGATATCAACATTGGGGCTGTCTTACCCCTTCATGTGAATAAAGAGTACCCTCAAATCCTGTACACTGAAAGACCGGGACCAATTCTCTGTAGAGT ATTCCCACTGGAGCATTATCTGCAGATACAAGTAGTCAGACATGCTGCAGaagaaatcaacagtaatcccaaTATACTGCCCAATATCTCCCTGGGATTCAAGATTTATGATTCCTGTGTTGTGTTACAAAGGGAGTTAGAAGGTACTTTCTGGATGCTCACAGGTCAAGAAAAAGCCTTGGCTAACTTTCAGTGCCAAGGCATTAACCGCTTGGCAGCTTTTATTGGCTACTCCACCTCAACAAACTCAATGCTCATGGCTCATATCTTAGGCCTCAGCAGGTATCCACAA ATGTCCAAGGCCATAACTTGTATTTGGCCAGTGATCGTGGCTTGGAGAGTTGTGGCTAGTTCTGCCATCATGGCCCTCATGGTGGCTGTGGTAATGTGCCCATCGTCCTGTGATGGGGTTGGGGAGTTTGGAGGAGAGAAAGAGTTATCCCACAATCGTggagcgccgccatcttgggacttTTCAAGGCCCTCTCTGATCCTCACGGCCGCTGCTTTCACCAAAAAGAAAGAGACTCTGTTGGCTTTTGCTG GAGCAGGTTATGGAGATCCATCCATAAGGAACACACAAGTTACACTTCAGCTGGGTCCACAG GTCAGCTACTTTGCAACCAGTTCCCTCCTTAGTGACAGAACACAGTTCCCATCTTTCTTCCGCACTGTCCCAAGTGATGCTTTCCAGTCAATGGGATTGGCACAGATGGTCTTACATTTTGGGTGGATGTGGATAGGGCTAGTGGCTATGGACAATGAATATGGTCAACAAGGAATACAGGTAATCAGAAAAGAACTAATTAAATCTGGAGTATGTGTGGAGTTTACAGAATACATCCAAAAGACTTGGCCTAATAACAATATTCCACATATTGCCCAGGTCATAAAGCGGTCAACATCCAATGTTGTAGTTGTCTTTTCAACTGATATAAGCTTCATTCCTCTTCTTGATGAGATATTGAAACACAATGTATCCCAGAAGATATGGGTGGCTAGCGAAGCCTGGGCAAAATCAGCATTCCTATCTACAAGCACATATTCCAGCCTTCTTGCAGGAACCCTAGGATTTGCCTTCTATAGCGGCGATATCCCTGGATTTCATGAATTTATCAAACAAGTCAGTCTCACTGAACCACCAAGAGAGGCATGGTATACAATGTTCTTGGAGGAACAAATTGGTTGCCTATTAACAGATCTTCAGAACTTTGCATTTCCCAGGAAGAAGCAATCACGGAACTGCACAGCAACAGATGAAATTGAAAACTTCCAGGTCTTACTGAATAATGTGTCTAATACAGCAATATTATCCAATttatacagtgctgtgcatgTAATAGCTCAAGCTTTGCATGACATGAGCTCTTCCAAAATTGGAAAAGGGTTTTTCATTAATGGAAACTGTCCTGATAACTGGAGGTTTCAACCATGGCAG TTGCTGCACTACATGAAGAGGATTAATTTCAGCCTAAGCAGTGGAAGGGATATGTTCTTTGATTCCAATGGGAACCCTCCTCCGGCATATGATATTGTAAATTGGCAAATGGGTCCAGAAAGCACAATGAAACATATCAAG ATTCCGCCCTCAGTTTGCAGTAAGAGTTGTCAACCAGGGTTTAGAAAGGCATCAATCAGAGGAAAACCTATCTGTTGCTTTGAATGTATCCCTTGTCCACCAGGAGAAATTTCCAATGAAACTG ATTCACTGAAATGTTTTACGTGTCCATGGAATGAATGGCCAAGTATTCATAAAAATAGCTGTTTTCCAAAGTACATTGAATTCCTCTCATACGAAGAGCCTTTAGGTATTACTCTCTCATCCACCAGTGTTACATCTTCCATGATTCCTATAGCAATTCTAGGGTTACTGGTATATCACCGGACATCTCCTGCAGTGAAAGCTAACAATTACACtctcagttgtcttcttctggtatCGCTGTCACTTTGCTTCCTCTGTTCCCTGGCTTTCATTGGCTATCCACACTTGGAGAAATGCCGTCTACGACAGGTGACTTTTGGCATGGTCTTTGCACTCTGCGTTTCATGTATTCTGGCAAAAACAGTTATGGTAGTAATTGCTTTCAGGGCCACAAAGCCCAGCAGCAGCTTAAAGACGTGGGCCAAGCCAAAAGTGTCTTATCTAGTTATCGGTCTTGGTGTATTCATGCAGTTTTTAATCTGTATCTGTTGGCTGgctttctctcctcctttccaaGAACACAATTCTAGCTACAACTCTGAAGTTCTTGTGGTTGAATGCAATGAAGGTTCACCCACAGCTTTTTGGGGAACTTTAGTATATCTTGGGTTTCTTGCCCTAAATAGCTTTCTTGTTGCTTTCTTGGCTCGGAGACTTCCTGGCAACTTCAATGAAGCCAAATGCATTACTTTCAGTATGCTGGCTTTTCTCATTGTATGGGTATCTTTTATCCCAGCCTCACTAAGTGCCCGTGGAAAGTACACTGTAGCCATGGAGATTTTTGCCATTCAGTCGTCAAGCTGGGCAATTGTCTGTTTCATGTTTGCTCCCAAATGTTATATCATCTTATTACATCCTAATAGGAACATCAAAAAGCATCTAATGAGTGACactaataaa ATTATCATCCAGATGTTCATATTGCTAAACAGTCAGCATTCCTTGATAGTGTGA